From Microlunatus capsulatus, a single genomic window includes:
- a CDS encoding NAD-dependent epimerase/dehydratase family protein, with translation MSVVDLRGATVLVTGGAGTIGSTIVDQLLAAEVAEVRVLDNLVRGRRANLREVLDDPRLRLVVGDLRDRDLVHDLTRGADLVLHQAAIRITQCASEPRLALEVLVDGTFNVIEAAAEHRVTKLVAASSASVYGLAEEFPTREDHHPYANDTFYGAAKTFNEGMLRSFRAMSGLDYVALRYFNVYGPRMDIHGLYTEVLIRWMERITAGQPPLIFGDGKQTMDFVQTTDIARANLLAATSPVAEGTYNIASGVETSLTGLAEALLAAMDSDLGVEHGPDRPVNGVTRRLASTEAASRDLGFTATVGLTDGLRELVAWWRGERERDAAEAAGREPVGAPA, from the coding sequence GTGAGCGTCGTCGACCTCCGCGGGGCCACCGTCCTGGTGACGGGCGGTGCCGGAACCATCGGCTCGACGATCGTCGACCAGCTGCTGGCCGCCGAGGTGGCCGAGGTGCGCGTGCTCGACAACCTCGTCCGCGGCCGCCGGGCCAACCTGCGCGAGGTGCTCGACGACCCGCGGCTCCGACTGGTGGTGGGCGACCTCCGCGACCGCGACCTCGTGCACGACCTCACCCGAGGCGCGGACCTGGTGCTCCACCAGGCCGCGATCCGGATCACCCAGTGCGCCTCCGAGCCCCGGCTGGCCCTGGAGGTGCTGGTCGACGGGACGTTCAACGTCATCGAGGCCGCCGCCGAGCACCGGGTGACGAAGCTGGTCGCGGCGTCGTCGGCCTCGGTCTACGGGCTGGCGGAGGAGTTCCCGACCCGCGAGGACCACCACCCCTACGCCAACGACACCTTCTACGGCGCCGCCAAGACCTTCAACGAGGGCATGCTGCGCAGCTTCCGGGCCATGAGCGGCCTCGACTACGTGGCGCTGCGCTACTTCAACGTCTACGGGCCGCGGATGGACATCCACGGCCTCTACACCGAGGTCCTGATCCGCTGGATGGAGCGGATCACCGCCGGCCAGCCGCCGCTGATCTTCGGCGACGGGAAGCAGACGATGGACTTCGTCCAGACGACCGACATCGCCCGGGCGAACCTGCTCGCCGCGACCAGCCCGGTGGCCGAGGGCACGTACAACATCGCCAGCGGCGTCGAGACCTCGCTGACGGGCCTCGCGGAGGCGCTGCTCGCGGCCATGGACTCCGACCTGGGCGTCGAGCACGGCCCGGACCGCCCGGTCAACGGGGTCACCCGCCGGCTGGCCAGCACCGAGGCGGCCAGCCGCGACCTGGGCTTCACCGCAACGGTCGGCCTGACCGACGGCCTGCGCGAGCTCGTGGCCTGGTGGCGCGGCGAGCGCGAGCGCGACGCCGCCGAGGCGGCCGGGCGCGAACCGGTCGGGGCTCCGGCATGA
- a CDS encoding Gfo/Idh/MocA family protein, with translation MRSIAVIGAGYWGPNLVRNFRNSPAWDLVAVCDLDEARARKVVGARSTVEVETSVERLLARDDVDAVAIATPARTHAPLALAAFEAGKHVLVEKPLADNAETAALMVAAAEAADRVLMIDHTYCYTPAVRHIQQVVASGELGEILYVDSTRINLGLVQPDVDVFWDLAPHDLSILDFILPGGLDPLTVSANGADPLGAGKACVGYLTMPLASGGIAHINVNWLSPTKIRQMVVGGSRRTLVWDDLNPQQRISVHDRGVDLGTQAADAQQRAAVTVSYRMGDITVPALPETEALAGMAAEFAAAIEERRAPRTDGRAGLRVLSVLEAVSTSLATGGAVSPVDHAGADEKELVA, from the coding sequence ATGCGTTCGATCGCCGTCATCGGAGCCGGTTACTGGGGCCCCAACCTCGTCCGGAACTTCCGCAACAGCCCGGCCTGGGACCTCGTAGCGGTCTGCGACCTCGACGAGGCGCGCGCCCGCAAGGTCGTCGGGGCCCGGTCCACCGTCGAGGTCGAGACCTCCGTCGAGCGGTTGCTGGCCCGCGACGACGTCGACGCCGTCGCCATCGCCACCCCCGCCCGCACGCACGCACCGCTGGCCCTCGCCGCCTTCGAGGCGGGCAAGCACGTGCTGGTCGAGAAGCCGCTGGCCGACAACGCCGAGACCGCCGCGCTCATGGTGGCGGCGGCCGAGGCGGCCGACCGGGTGCTGATGATCGACCACACCTACTGCTACACCCCGGCGGTCCGCCACATCCAGCAGGTGGTCGCCTCCGGCGAGCTGGGCGAGATCCTCTACGTCGACTCCACCCGGATCAACCTCGGCCTGGTGCAGCCCGACGTCGACGTCTTCTGGGACCTGGCCCCGCACGACCTGTCGATCCTCGACTTCATCCTGCCCGGCGGGCTGGACCCGCTGACGGTGAGCGCGAACGGCGCCGACCCCCTGGGCGCCGGCAAGGCCTGCGTCGGGTACCTCACCATGCCGCTGGCCTCCGGCGGCATCGCCCACATCAACGTCAACTGGCTCTCCCCCACCAAGATCCGCCAGATGGTGGTGGGCGGCAGCCGCCGCACCCTGGTCTGGGACGACCTCAACCCGCAGCAGCGGATCTCGGTCCACGACCGCGGCGTCGACCTCGGCACCCAGGCCGCCGACGCCCAGCAGCGGGCCGCGGTGACGGTGTCCTACCGGATGGGTGACATCACCGTCCCCGCCCTGCCCGAGACCGAGGCGCTGGCGGGGATGGCCGCCGAGTTCGCCGCCGCCATCGAGGAGCGCCGGGCCCCGCGGACCGACGGCCGTGCCGGGCTGCGCGTGCTCTCGGTGCTCGAGGCCGTCAGCACGAGCCTGGCCACCGGTGGCGCGGTGAGCCCGGTGGACCACGCCGGCGCCGACGAGAAGGAGCTGGTGGCGTGA
- a CDS encoding DUF4082 domain-containing protein: protein MTAQLHLQAASRRFLVAMIGLALLAAALVAVPSTAQAACTGNVVVCENEQLGTDREIWDVDGRGDDSIQGFATRISVNVGSPVQFKIDTDSRDYSISIYRLGYYQGKGARLVDTIRPSAPLPQNQVACATNDATQVYDCGTWAVSATWNVPTSAVSGVYIAHLVRADGSRGSSHIPFIVRKDGNTSQVLFQTSDPTWQAYNTYGGSNFYYGGPNGRSFKASYNRPFSTRDVGAGRDFLFSNEYPTIRYLEQNGFDVSYVSGQDTSVDPALIPKHKVFLSVGHDEYWSADQRKNVENARDAKVNLAFFGGNNVYWKTRWEPSQDGSATPNRTLVCYKDTWANKDNGPVTALDPVTPTATWRDPRFGDLGGGPENSLLGTQYQANSVDLAIKVSAEEGKLRLWRSTSLASLPAGDTATLAAHTVGYESDEDVDNGFRPAGLMRLSTTTGPTAELLTDFGNTVVAGTTTHHLTQYRAPSGALVFSSGSVQWAWGLDSNHDGLDIQPPDPRIRQATLNLLADMGAQATTRAGDLAPAVQTTDTTAPTSTITSPASGSSVGAGDLVTVTGTASDVGGTVAAVEVSVDGGATFHAAEGRRGFRYTSVQTGTGPDAIQVRAVDDSGNIQTTPTRVAVTTSCPCSVFGAMTPTTTAIADGGAMTLGTKIVPAADGFISGIRFYKGSGNTGTHTATLYDSSGATLATATFANETAAGWQTANFPSAVPVQGGATYLASYYAPNGHYAADSLFFSYRGYSSGRLSTPGGNSTANGVFAYNSQRPGDSFRQTNYYVDAVWSPTDTTPLAVTTTTPPAEATSVPVTSSIAATFTRSVTPSSLGFTVVDGDDVAVPGTTTYDDATRTATFNPAQSLTSATRYTVYVTGVATSGGGMPAPHQWSFTSARAPSPDGVCPCTVFDDGDHPTNPPETETSTLQLGMAFTSSEAGTISGIRFYKGPGNGGAHTVSLYDRTGRRLATAPVLSESTTGWQQADFDAPVAVAAGATYIASYLAPQGRYSAAGGGLAAKITRGPLSTLANGGRYVYSSTGAPLNASSANYFVDPVFNVAPGQPPEVVDSSPGTGATSVPVSAQVTAVFNGSIQPGTAQIAVKRSADGQPVTGNMANETAGTTASFTPAGPLDAGTRYTVTVTGAASAAGTAMTTPFTSTFTTSGAAACPCSLMDTSTTPALSDSGDTSAVTLGLTFSPTVSGFVKGLRYYRDAANTGTHTGRLWGPDGAEIASLTFVDRDPGWQTATFAAPVPVVAGRSYTAGYYAPRGHYSAANGYFNAPVTNVPLVAPVDGGVYALGDNRPVQSYLSSNYYVDVVFTTADDDPPVVTTVAPAAGAAAVPADSSVTAVFDRAITESSLAVTVADAAGQLIGGQVSYDETSRRATFLPAAPLVAGSTYTASAAADSSSGVSMPRARTWTFSTASTTPTVTGVTPADAAVNVPPASTVTATFTGDVAPASVALTLRTPAGVAVGGTTTYDAAARRAVFTPAAPLTGYTRYTATATASTPSGVAMAAPRSWSFTTADPTAPTTTSTSPAAGATGVAVTAAVTATFARDVDPASVQVRVTRAGVVVAGATSYSASRVATFTPSSALAGATTYTVSVTANNTSGVPMAAPRTWSFTTADVDPPVLTGRSPADGTAGVAATTTVTATFARAITTGSATLTLRTAAGASVAGTTTYSTTTRTVTFRPTAALTSSTTYTASVSARSATGVVMPAAATWSFTTAAQSVSLYATTRLPSATSASSVPTTLGVSFSSSRAGQVTAIRYYASSLNTGRTVKLWNANGTSVLATASTAQTGTGWRTATFTTPVAITAGTSYVASYHAPVGRWSTTSSGYGSTYASGPLSVPVSGGRTANGDVFPANPSSTNFWVDVLVLV from the coding sequence ATGACCGCACAGCTGCACCTGCAGGCCGCATCGCGCCGTTTCCTGGTCGCGATGATCGGGCTCGCGCTGCTCGCCGCCGCCCTGGTCGCCGTGCCGTCGACGGCGCAGGCCGCCTGCACCGGCAACGTCGTCGTGTGCGAGAACGAGCAGCTGGGCACCGACCGCGAGATCTGGGACGTCGACGGCCGCGGCGACGACTCGATCCAGGGCTTCGCGACGAGGATCAGCGTCAACGTCGGCTCCCCCGTCCAGTTCAAGATCGACACCGACTCCCGCGACTACTCCATCTCGATCTACCGGTTGGGCTACTACCAGGGCAAGGGCGCCCGACTCGTCGACACCATCCGGCCCTCGGCACCGCTGCCCCAGAACCAGGTCGCCTGCGCCACGAACGACGCCACGCAGGTCTACGACTGCGGCACGTGGGCCGTGTCGGCCACCTGGAACGTGCCGACCAGCGCTGTGTCCGGGGTGTACATCGCCCACCTCGTCCGGGCCGACGGCAGCCGGGGCAGCTCGCACATCCCCTTCATCGTGCGCAAGGACGGGAACACCTCGCAGGTGCTCTTCCAGACCTCCGACCCGACCTGGCAGGCCTACAACACCTACGGCGGCTCGAACTTCTACTACGGCGGCCCCAACGGCCGGTCGTTCAAGGCGAGCTACAACCGTCCGTTCAGCACGCGGGACGTCGGCGCCGGCCGGGACTTCCTCTTCTCCAACGAGTACCCGACGATCCGCTACCTGGAGCAGAACGGTTTCGACGTCTCCTACGTCTCCGGCCAGGACACCTCCGTCGACCCGGCCCTGATCCCCAAGCACAAGGTGTTCCTCTCAGTCGGGCACGACGAGTACTGGTCAGCGGACCAGCGCAAGAACGTCGAGAACGCCCGTGACGCCAAGGTGAACCTCGCCTTCTTCGGCGGCAACAACGTCTACTGGAAGACCCGCTGGGAGCCGTCGCAGGACGGGAGCGCCACGCCGAACCGCACGCTCGTCTGCTACAAGGACACCTGGGCCAACAAGGACAACGGTCCGGTCACCGCACTGGACCCGGTGACACCGACCGCCACCTGGCGGGACCCGCGCTTCGGCGACCTGGGCGGCGGCCCGGAGAACAGCCTGCTCGGCACGCAGTACCAGGCCAACTCCGTCGACCTCGCCATCAAGGTCAGCGCCGAGGAGGGGAAGCTCCGGCTGTGGCGGAGCACCAGCCTCGCCTCGCTGCCGGCGGGTGATACCGCCACCCTGGCCGCCCACACCGTCGGCTACGAGTCGGACGAGGACGTCGACAACGGCTTCCGACCGGCCGGGCTGATGCGTCTGTCCACCACCACCGGTCCGACCGCAGAGCTGCTCACCGACTTCGGCAACACCGTCGTCGCGGGGACCACGACCCACCACCTGACCCAGTACCGGGCTCCGAGCGGGGCCCTCGTGTTCTCCAGCGGCAGCGTGCAGTGGGCGTGGGGCCTCGACAGCAACCACGACGGCCTCGACATCCAGCCACCCGACCCGCGGATCCGCCAGGCCACGCTGAACCTGCTCGCCGACATGGGCGCGCAGGCGACCACCCGGGCCGGCGACCTGGCCCCGGCGGTGCAGACCACCGACACGACGGCGCCGACCAGCACCATCACCTCGCCCGCGTCGGGCTCGAGCGTCGGCGCTGGAGACCTCGTGACCGTCACCGGCACGGCCAGCGACGTCGGCGGCACCGTCGCCGCCGTGGAGGTCTCGGTCGACGGCGGGGCGACCTTCCACGCCGCCGAGGGCCGGCGGGGCTTCCGCTACACCTCCGTCCAGACCGGCACCGGACCGGACGCCATCCAGGTCCGTGCCGTCGACGACTCCGGCAACATTCAGACCACGCCGACCAGGGTCGCGGTCACCACCAGCTGCCCCTGCTCGGTCTTCGGCGCCATGACGCCCACCACCACGGCCATCGCCGACGGCGGCGCGATGACGCTCGGCACCAAGATCGTGCCGGCCGCCGACGGCTTCATCAGCGGGATCCGTTTCTACAAGGGGTCCGGCAACACCGGGACGCACACCGCCACGCTCTACGACAGCAGCGGTGCCACCCTGGCCACCGCCACCTTCGCCAACGAGACCGCGGCGGGCTGGCAGACCGCCAACTTCCCGAGCGCCGTGCCCGTGCAGGGGGGCGCCACCTACCTCGCCTCCTACTACGCGCCGAACGGGCACTACGCCGCGGACAGCCTCTTCTTCTCCTACCGCGGGTACTCCTCCGGGCGGCTGAGCACCCCCGGCGGCAACAGCACCGCCAACGGGGTGTTCGCCTACAACAGCCAGCGACCCGGTGACAGCTTCCGTCAGACGAACTACTACGTCGACGCGGTCTGGAGCCCGACGGACACCACACCGCTGGCCGTCACCACGACCACGCCTCCAGCGGAGGCGACCTCGGTCCCGGTGACCTCCTCGATCGCGGCGACCTTCACCCGGTCGGTGACCCCGAGCAGCCTGGGATTCACCGTCGTCGACGGCGACGACGTGGCCGTGCCGGGCACGACCACCTACGACGACGCCACCCGGACCGCGACCTTCAACCCCGCGCAGTCGCTCACCAGCGCCACCCGCTACACCGTCTACGTCACCGGTGTCGCCACCTCCGGCGGCGGCATGCCCGCCCCTCACCAGTGGTCCTTCACCTCAGCCAGGGCACCCTCGCCCGACGGCGTCTGCCCCTGCACCGTCTTCGACGACGGCGACCACCCGACGAACCCCCCGGAGACCGAGACCTCGACCCTGCAGCTCGGCATGGCCTTCACGAGCAGCGAGGCCGGCACCATCAGCGGCATCCGCTTCTACAAGGGCCCTGGCAACGGAGGTGCCCACACCGTCAGCCTGTACGACCGCACCGGTCGCCGGCTCGCGACCGCCCCGGTCTTGTCGGAGAGCACGACCGGCTGGCAGCAGGCAGACTTCGACGCTCCGGTGGCCGTGGCCGCCGGCGCCACCTACATCGCGTCCTACCTGGCACCCCAGGGCCGCTACTCCGCCGCCGGTGGCGGCCTCGCGGCCAAGATCACCCGTGGACCGCTCTCCACCCTGGCGAACGGCGGACGCTACGTCTACAGCTCCACGGGTGCGCCGCTCAACGCCTCCTCGGCCAACTACTTCGTCGACCCCGTCTTCAACGTGGCCCCGGGTCAGCCGCCGGAGGTGGTCGACAGCAGCCCGGGGACCGGCGCGACCTCGGTACCGGTGTCGGCCCAGGTGACCGCCGTCTTCAACGGCAGCATCCAGCCAGGGACGGCGCAGATCGCGGTCAAGCGCAGCGCGGACGGACAGCCGGTCACGGGCAACATGGCCAACGAGACGGCCGGCACGACCGCCTCCTTCACCCCGGCCGGCCCCCTCGACGCGGGCACCCGGTACACGGTGACGGTCACCGGTGCCGCGTCGGCCGCGGGCACCGCGATGACGACCCCCTTCACCAGCACCTTCACCACCTCCGGCGCCGCCGCCTGCCCGTGCTCGCTGATGGACACCTCGACGACGCCGGCGCTCAGCGACTCCGGTGACACCAGCGCCGTCACGCTGGGCCTCACCTTCAGCCCGACCGTGAGCGGGTTCGTCAAGGGCCTGCGCTACTACCGCGACGCCGCGAACACCGGGACCCACACGGGACGCCTCTGGGGACCGGACGGAGCCGAGATCGCGAGCCTCACCTTCGTCGACCGCGACCCCGGGTGGCAGACCGCCACCTTCGCCGCGCCCGTGCCGGTGGTAGCCGGTCGCAGCTACACCGCCGGCTACTACGCACCGCGGGGCCACTACTCGGCGGCGAACGGCTACTTCAACGCACCCGTCACCAACGTGCCCTTGGTGGCCCCCGTCGACGGCGGGGTGTACGCGCTCGGCGACAACCGCCCCGTCCAGAGCTACCTGAGCTCGAACTACTACGTCGACGTGGTCTTCACCACGGCCGACGACGACCCGCCCGTGGTCACCACGGTCGCTCCCGCCGCAGGTGCGGCCGCAGTCCCGGCTGACTCCTCGGTCACCGCCGTCTTCGACCGCGCGATCACGGAGAGCTCCCTGGCCGTGACGGTCGCCGACGCGGCGGGCCAGCTCATCGGCGGGCAGGTGTCCTACGACGAGACGAGTCGTCGAGCGACCTTCCTGCCCGCCGCACCTCTCGTCGCAGGCAGCACCTACACCGCCTCGGCCGCCGCCGACAGCTCGTCCGGGGTGTCCATGCCGAGGGCGCGCACGTGGACGTTCAGCACGGCGTCGACGACGCCGACCGTCACGGGTGTCACGCCGGCCGACGCGGCGGTCAACGTCCCGCCCGCCTCCACCGTCACCGCGACCTTCACCGGTGACGTCGCCCCCGCCTCGGTGGCGTTGACGCTCAGGACGCCGGCAGGGGTCGCGGTCGGCGGGACGACCACCTACGACGCCGCCGCCCGCCGGGCGGTGTTCACCCCGGCCGCACCGTTGACCGGCTACACCCGGTACACGGCCACCGCCACGGCCAGCACCCCGAGCGGCGTCGCCATGGCCGCGCCGCGCAGCTGGAGCTTCACGACGGCCGATCCGACCGCCCCGACCACCACCTCCACGAGCCCGGCGGCCGGAGCCACCGGCGTCGCGGTGACTGCTGCCGTCACGGCCACCTTCGCGCGGGACGTCGACCCGGCGTCGGTTCAGGTCCGGGTGACGCGGGCCGGCGTCGTCGTCGCCGGGGCCACGAGCTACTCGGCCAGCCGCGTCGCCACGTTCACCCCGTCCTCGGCCCTGGCGGGTGCGACCACCTACACCGTCAGCGTGACGGCCAACAACACCTCCGGCGTGCCGATGGCGGCACCGCGCACCTGGTCGTTCACCACGGCTGACGTCGATCCGCCCGTGCTCACCGGCCGCTCGCCGGCCGACGGCACCGCCGGCGTCGCCGCCACGACCACGGTGACGGCCACCTTCGCCCGCGCGATCACCACGGGGTCCGCGACCTTGACACTGCGGACGGCGGCGGGCGCCTCGGTGGCCGGGACCACCACCTACAGCACCACGACGCGGACGGTCACCTTCCGTCCGACGGCGGCGCTGACCAGCTCGACCACCTACACGGCCTCGGTCAGCGCCCGGAGCGCCACGGGCGTCGTGATGCCCGCGGCGGCGACCTGGTCCTTCACGACGGCGGCGCAGAGCGTGAGCCTCTACGCCACGACGCGGTTACCCAGTGCCACCAGCGCCTCGAGCGTGCCGACCACACTCGGCGTCTCCTTCTCCTCGAGCCGCGCCGGCCAGGTGACAGCGATCCGCTACTACGCCTCGTCGCTCAACACCGGTCGCACCGTCAAGCTCTGGAACGCCAACGGCACCAGCGTGCTGGCCACCGCCTCCACCGCCCAGACCGGCACCGGTTGGCGGACGGCCACCTTCACGACGCCGGTGGCGATCACCGCCGGCACGAGCTACGTCGCGTCCTACCACGCCCCGGTCGGGCGGTGGTCGACCACGTCGTCCGGCTACGGCAGCACCTACGCCTCCGGCCCGCTGAGCGTCCCGGTCTCCGGTGGCCGGACCGCCAACGGTGACGTGTTCCCGGCCAACCCCAGCTCGACCAACTTCTGGGTCGACGTGCTCGTGCTCGTCTGA
- a CDS encoding LOG family protein → MTRRLVEIDSLTDFDARSRAAARMSGWVVQSLDLTGRSAELLAHDPRGAVLLGCAFAPGVEEELRRRGALLFPRLPDLPFDPYRPALYDAAALFGDGPYAASPDAAVYAWSKVPAPAPLDHTLAAALHDHAVTDALDEATAGTDPRRLVGVMGGHALQRGEPGYAAAAALGAELARAGLTVLTGGGPGAMEAANLGAYLSPWPDALPAALDLLAAAPTYRAAMDPWLSAALAVRARWPVEEAGRSLSVPTWFYGHEPTNVFATGIAKYFANALREDTLLHRCRGGIVYLPGQAGTVQEIFQAVTENFYAADASLVAPMVLVGVEYWTRTYPAWPLLRALGEGRTMGAVVHCVDTVEEAAALVG, encoded by the coding sequence ATGACGCGCCGCCTCGTCGAGATCGACTCGCTGACCGACTTCGACGCCCGCAGCCGCGCCGCCGCCCGGATGAGCGGCTGGGTGGTGCAGTCCCTCGACCTCACCGGACGCTCGGCGGAGCTGCTGGCGCACGACCCCCGCGGCGCCGTCCTGCTGGGCTGCGCCTTCGCCCCCGGCGTCGAGGAGGAGCTCCGCCGGCGCGGCGCCCTGCTGTTCCCCCGGCTGCCGGACCTCCCCTTCGACCCGTACCGGCCGGCGCTCTACGACGCGGCTGCCCTCTTCGGGGACGGGCCCTACGCCGCCAGCCCGGATGCCGCCGTCTACGCCTGGTCGAAGGTGCCGGCGCCCGCCCCGCTGGACCACACGCTGGCCGCCGCCCTGCACGACCACGCCGTGACCGACGCCCTCGACGAGGCGACGGCGGGCACCGACCCGCGGCGCCTGGTCGGGGTGATGGGCGGCCACGCCCTGCAGCGCGGCGAGCCGGGCTACGCGGCCGCCGCCGCCCTGGGCGCGGAGCTGGCCCGGGCCGGGCTCACCGTGCTGACCGGCGGCGGGCCGGGCGCGATGGAGGCGGCCAACCTCGGCGCCTACCTCAGCCCCTGGCCCGACGCGCTGCCGGCGGCGCTGGACCTGCTGGCCGCGGCGCCCACCTACCGGGCGGCGATGGACCCCTGGCTGTCCGCGGCCCTCGCGGTCCGCGCGCGCTGGCCGGTCGAGGAGGCCGGCCGCAGCCTGTCGGTGCCCACCTGGTTCTACGGCCACGAGCCGACGAACGTCTTCGCCACGGGCATCGCCAAGTACTTCGCCAACGCGCTGCGCGAGGACACCCTCTTGCACCGCTGCCGGGGCGGCATCGTCTACCTGCCCGGCCAGGCCGGCACCGTCCAGGAGATCTTCCAGGCCGTCACCGAGAACTTCTACGCCGCCGACGCCTCGCTCGTCGCGCCGATGGTGCTGGTGGGCGTCGAGTACTGGACGCGCACCTACCCCGCCTGGCCCCTGCTGCGGGCGCTCGGCGAGGGACGGACGATGGGTGCGGTCGTGCACTGCGTCGACACCGTCGAGGAGGCGGCGGCACTGGTGGGGTGA
- a CDS encoding aldo/keto reductase translates to METNILGKTERPVSVIGLGTWQLGGDWGEVSESDALALLEASVEAGVTVLDTADVYGDGRSEQLIGRFLGDHADLDLTVMTKMGRRVDQVPENYTLENFRAWTDRSRRNLGVDQLDLVQLHCPPTSVYSHDAVYDALDTLVADGAIAHYGVSVETCDEALTAISRRGTATVQIILNAFRLKPLEYVLPAAQEAGVGIIARVPLASGLLSGKYTADTQFDASDHRSYNRDGSAFDIGETFSGVDYETGVAAAVEFSELVAALPFEVSPAQAALAWVAQQPGVSTVIPGARTVEQARGNAAAGSFAKLPEEFLGAVADLYDRRIRAQVHARW, encoded by the coding sequence GTGGAGACGAACATCTTGGGCAAGACGGAACGGCCGGTCTCGGTCATCGGCCTCGGCACCTGGCAGCTGGGCGGGGACTGGGGCGAGGTGAGCGAGTCCGACGCCCTCGCTCTGCTGGAGGCGTCGGTGGAGGCGGGCGTCACCGTGCTCGACACCGCCGACGTCTACGGCGACGGGCGCAGCGAGCAGCTGATCGGGCGGTTCCTGGGCGACCACGCCGACCTCGACCTCACCGTGATGACGAAGATGGGCCGCCGCGTCGACCAGGTGCCAGAGAACTACACCCTGGAGAACTTCCGGGCCTGGACCGACCGCTCGCGGCGCAACCTCGGGGTCGACCAGCTGGACCTCGTCCAGCTGCACTGCCCGCCCACCTCGGTCTACTCCCACGACGCCGTCTACGACGCGCTCGACACCCTGGTCGCCGACGGCGCCATCGCGCACTACGGCGTCAGCGTCGAGACCTGCGACGAGGCGCTCACCGCGATCTCGCGCCGGGGCACCGCGACCGTCCAGATCATCCTCAACGCCTTCCGGCTCAAGCCGCTGGAGTACGTGCTGCCCGCGGCGCAGGAGGCCGGCGTCGGGATCATCGCCCGGGTGCCGCTGGCCAGCGGCCTGCTCAGCGGGAAGTACACGGCGGACACGCAGTTCGACGCGAGCGACCACCGCAGCTACAACCGCGACGGCTCGGCCTTCGACATCGGCGAGACCTTCTCCGGCGTCGACTACGAGACCGGGGTGGCCGCCGCCGTCGAGTTCTCCGAGCTCGTCGCGGCGCTGCCGTTCGAGGTCTCCCCGGCGCAGGCCGCGCTGGCCTGGGTGGCCCAGCAGCCGGGCGTCAGCACCGTCATCCCCGGTGCCCGCACCGTCGAGCAGGCCCGCGGCAACGCGGCCGCGGGCTCGTTCGCGAAGCTGCCCGAGGAGTTCCTGGGCGCGGTCGCCGACCTGTACGACCGGCGGATCCGCGCCCAGGTGCACGCCCGCTGGTGA